A window from Blastocatellia bacterium encodes these proteins:
- a CDS encoding thymidine phosphorylase — MRVVDLIRKKRDGGQLTHEEIAFLVNGYTQGRIADYQMSAFLMAVFFRGMSAAETVSLTHEMIHSGIVVDLSELPGRKIDKHSTGGVGDKTSLILAPLAAAAGVWVPMVSGRGLGHTGGTLDKLESIPGFRVGLTLDEYKHVLKTTGLVLIGATKEIAPADKKIYALRDVTATVESIPLITASILSKKVAEGIDGLVMDVKFGNGAFMKSFEQARQLAQSLASVGRGLGLDVRVLLTDMSQPLGQAVGNALEVIECIEVLKGRGPADLKQLSVELAAHMVVLGQKAASLDEARRLMKQQISNGAGLEKLRAVIAAQGGDPLVVDDYARMPQAAYRAEVVASVDGFVADINAETIGLAAMQLGAGRELIDSLIDPAVGIVLHKKVGDQVQVGQPLATIYYNAAEKMEQARRMVIEAYSYSDAPPAPRPLVAETF; from the coding sequence ATGAGAGTCGTAGACCTGATTCGGAAAAAGCGCGACGGCGGCCAGTTAACGCATGAGGAGATCGCGTTTCTGGTGAATGGTTATACCCAGGGGCGCATCGCTGACTATCAAATGTCAGCGTTTCTGATGGCCGTCTTTTTTCGCGGCATGAGCGCGGCAGAAACAGTGTCGCTCACGCATGAAATGATTCATTCGGGCATCGTCGTGGACCTGTCCGAATTGCCAGGGCGAAAAATTGACAAGCACAGCACTGGCGGCGTGGGCGATAAAACGTCTTTGATTCTAGCGCCGCTAGCGGCTGCCGCCGGTGTCTGGGTGCCGATGGTATCCGGGCGCGGGCTGGGACATACCGGCGGGACGTTGGATAAGTTGGAATCTATTCCCGGATTCCGCGTTGGGCTGACGCTGGACGAATACAAGCACGTTTTGAAAACAACAGGACTGGTCTTGATTGGCGCCACAAAGGAAATTGCTCCGGCTGATAAGAAAATCTATGCGTTGCGCGATGTGACGGCTACTGTCGAATCCATTCCGTTGATCACGGCTAGCATTCTCAGCAAGAAAGTGGCCGAAGGCATTGACGGGTTGGTCATGGATGTGAAGTTTGGCAATGGCGCGTTCATGAAGAGTTTTGAGCAAGCGCGCCAGTTGGCCCAGTCGTTGGCCTCGGTTGGTCGTGGGTTAGGACTTGACGTCCGCGTGTTGCTGACGGATATGAGTCAGCCACTGGGCCAGGCTGTTGGCAATGCGCTGGAAGTGATCGAATGTATCGAAGTGTTGAAGGGACGCGGTCCGGCTGACTTGAAACAACTGTCGGTTGAGCTAGCCGCTCACATGGTGGTGCTCGGACAAAAAGCGGCATCGCTGGACGAGGCGCGGCGGCTGATGAAACAGCAAATCAGCAACGGGGCAGGGTTGGAAAAACTTCGCGCCGTCATTGCCGCGCAGGGTGGTGATCCACTCGTTGTGGATGATTACGCGCGCATGCCGCAAGCCGCTTATCGCGCCGAGGTGGTTGCCTCCGTTGATGGGTTCGTGGCCGACATCAACGCTGAAACGATTGGGCTGGCAGCCATGCAACTGGGCGCCGGACGCGAGCTGATTGATTCACTGATTGATCCAGCCGTCGGCATCGTTTTGCACAAGAAAGTCGGCGATCAGGTGCAGGTCGGTCAGCCGTTGGCCACGATTTATTACAATGCCGCTGAAAAGATGGAACAGGCGCGCCGGATGGTCATTGAAGCGTATTCCTATTCGGACGCGCCTCCAGCACCCCGACCGCTCGTAGCCGAGACGTTCTAG
- a CDS encoding NAD-dependent deacylase, producing the protein MDQRIDESVYAIFQRAARVSVLTGAGISAESGVPTFRSGGQSLVWRGYPFEQLSSVATLARNPTLVWEWFNYRREIISRVEPNAAHRALAQWQDDFEQFTLITQNIDGLHWRAGSRDVIELHGNIWRVVCQACGQRSEYRQVPLQQNPPRCSCTGLLRPDVVLFGEMLPEEAWQRAVEAASACDLFIVVGTSAVVYPAAQLPVIAKQAGAYLLEINPETTPLTPLADTTILGKAAEILPRLSKRKSTH; encoded by the coding sequence ATGGATCAACGCATTGATGAATCCGTCTACGCTATTTTCCAACGCGCTGCGAGGGTGAGTGTTTTGACAGGTGCAGGCATCTCAGCCGAAAGCGGCGTCCCTACATTTCGTAGTGGCGGCCAGAGCTTGGTGTGGCGTGGGTATCCGTTTGAACAGCTCTCGTCCGTTGCGACGCTCGCTCGCAATCCAACGCTCGTCTGGGAATGGTTCAATTATCGCCGCGAGATCATCAGCCGGGTCGAACCGAACGCCGCTCATCGAGCGCTCGCGCAATGGCAAGACGACTTTGAACAATTCACGTTGATCACACAAAACATTGATGGCTTACACTGGCGAGCCGGCAGTCGCGATGTCATCGAGTTACACGGCAACATCTGGCGGGTCGTGTGTCAAGCGTGCGGTCAACGCAGCGAGTACCGACAAGTGCCGCTACAACAAAACCCGCCCCGTTGCTCCTGCACAGGGTTGCTGCGCCCGGACGTTGTGCTGTTTGGCGAAATGCTACCAGAAGAGGCCTGGCAACGGGCGGTCGAGGCAGCATCGGCGTGTGACCTGTTTATTGTGGTGGGCACTTCGGCGGTGGTCTACCCAGCCGCCCAATTGCCGGTCATTGCCAAACAGGCCGGCGCATACCTGCTGGAAATCAATCCAGAAACCACCCCGCTCACTCCGCTGGCTGATACGACCATCCTGGGGAAAGCGGCTGAGATTCTACCGCGATTGTCCAAGAGGAAAAGCACTCATTGA
- a CDS encoding NupC/NupG family nucleoside CNT transporter, which produces MTAFSGLIGMAVILGISYLLSTNRKMISLKTVGWGLALQVVFALFVLKTPWGQVIFTKAGEAINRLLAYSYVGSEFVFGILGKKDGPPFFPKEFAFMFAFQVLPTIIFIAALFAILYYVGIMQLIVKMFAIVMTRLMGASGAESLNVAASIFMGQTEAPLTIRPFLAGMTRSELMCVMTSGMAHVAGGIMGAYIAFGIEAKHILTAVIMTAPGTIMLAKIFEPETGQPQTAGRVVITTEKQDSNVLAAVARGTGEGLHLALNVAAMLISFLALIALINGILSVFGTSMQQILGYLFAPIAWSMGVPWKDSQLVGNLLGTRMVLNELVAFKELGALKATLDPRSFTIATFALCGFANFTSIGIQIGGIGALAPSRKQDLAQLGFRAMLAGTFANFLSACIAGMLL; this is translated from the coding sequence ATGACAGCATTTTCTGGACTCATCGGCATGGCCGTTATCTTGGGTATTAGCTACCTGCTCTCCACCAATCGAAAAATGATCTCACTCAAGACAGTGGGCTGGGGACTCGCCTTGCAAGTGGTGTTTGCTCTCTTCGTTTTGAAAACACCGTGGGGACAGGTGATCTTTACCAAGGCCGGCGAGGCAATCAATCGCTTACTGGCATATTCCTACGTCGGCTCGGAGTTTGTTTTTGGCATCCTTGGGAAAAAAGATGGCCCGCCGTTTTTTCCCAAAGAGTTCGCGTTCATGTTCGCTTTTCAGGTTCTGCCCACGATTATTTTCATCGCTGCGTTGTTTGCCATTCTCTACTATGTGGGCATCATGCAATTGATCGTCAAGATGTTCGCCATCGTGATGACGCGGCTGATGGGCGCTAGTGGCGCTGAATCGCTGAACGTGGCCGCTTCGATTTTCATGGGACAGACCGAAGCGCCGTTGACGATCCGTCCATTTCTGGCTGGGATGACGCGCTCAGAGCTAATGTGTGTGATGACCTCCGGAATGGCTCACGTGGCTGGTGGCATCATGGGGGCATACATCGCTTTTGGCATTGAGGCCAAGCACATTTTAACAGCCGTCATCATGACAGCGCCGGGCACGATCATGCTGGCGAAAATCTTCGAGCCGGAAACAGGTCAACCACAAACGGCAGGTCGCGTTGTGATTACCACCGAGAAGCAGGACTCTAACGTGCTGGCGGCAGTCGCCCGCGGAACCGGTGAGGGACTTCATTTAGCGTTGAATGTGGCGGCTATGTTGATCTCCTTTCTGGCCCTCATCGCGCTGATCAACGGTATTCTGTCGGTTTTTGGCACAAGCATGCAGCAGATTCTTGGCTACCTGTTTGCCCCGATTGCCTGGTCCATGGGCGTGCCCTGGAAGGATAGTCAACTGGTCGGCAATCTTTTGGGCACGCGCATGGTGCTTAATGAGCTGGTCGCCTTCAAAGAACTTGGAGCCCTCAAAGCGACGCTTGATCCTCGCTCATTTACCATCGCGACATTTGCCCTGTGCGGGTTTGCCAATTTCACCTCAATTGGCATTCAAATCGGCGGCATCGGCGCGTTGGCGCCAAGCCGGAAACAAGACCTGGCGCAGCTTGGTTTCCGCGCCATGCTGGCCGGCACGTTTGCCAATTTCCTATCAGCCTGCATAGCCGGAATGCTGTTGTAG
- a CDS encoding macro domain-containing protein, with amino-acid sequence MNTLRCEHRCESGLWIKLIQGDITLESVDAIVNAANSQLAHGGGVAAAIARRGGPEIQRESDRWVAQHGPVPTGGVAMTGAGQLPSKAVIHAVGPIWRGGQADEDSNLRSAVWESLQLADRQGFTSIALPAISAGIFGFPVERCAQILLKTTRQFAEEHPQSSLREVRVVLYDQPTLDVFEREFRRLFPIQAE; translated from the coding sequence ATGAACACGCTTCGATGTGAACACCGATGTGAATCAGGCCTGTGGATCAAGCTGATTCAAGGGGACATCACACTTGAATCAGTTGATGCTATTGTTAATGCGGCGAACTCGCAGTTGGCGCATGGGGGCGGCGTGGCAGCGGCTATTGCGCGTCGAGGTGGTCCTGAGATTCAACGCGAAAGCGACCGGTGGGTTGCTCAGCATGGGCCTGTGCCCACTGGCGGCGTCGCCATGACAGGCGCCGGCCAATTGCCAAGCAAGGCAGTGATCCATGCTGTCGGTCCTATCTGGCGTGGCGGTCAGGCAGATGAGGATAGCAACCTGCGTTCGGCTGTGTGGGAGAGTCTCCAGTTAGCCGACCGGCAGGGCTTCACCAGTATTGCTTTGCCGGCCATTAGCGCCGGTATCTTTGGATTTCCTGTTGAGCGGTGCGCGCAGATTTTGTTGAAAACGACCAGGCAATTTGCTGAGGAGCATCCTCAGAGCTCGCTACGCGAAGTGCGGGTTGTCCTCTACGATCAACCTACGCTCGATGTGTTTGAGCGCGAGTTTCGCCGGCTTTTTCCCATTCAAGCTGAGTAA
- the ispF gene encoding 2-C-methyl-D-erythritol 2,4-cyclodiphosphate synthase has product MSATARVGIGYDIHRLVEGRRLILGGVRVPFDRGLQGHSDADVLTHSICDALLGAAALGDLGQHFPDTDPQYKNVSSLTLLREVASLVAQHGFTIQCIDATIVTEAPKLRPYLDRMRVRLARALRLKVEAVNIKAKTNEGLGDIGAGRAMAAYAVCLLASREVDYKGRSHESRRPDSEKARRRPVNA; this is encoded by the coding sequence ATGAGCGCAACGGCGCGTGTTGGGATCGGCTATGACATTCACCGGTTAGTCGAAGGGCGACGATTGATTTTGGGTGGCGTGCGAGTGCCATTCGACAGGGGATTGCAGGGACATTCAGACGCGGATGTGCTGACGCACAGCATTTGTGATGCGTTGCTTGGCGCCGCCGCGTTGGGCGACCTGGGACAACACTTTCCTGATACCGATCCACAATACAAAAACGTATCCAGCCTCACATTGCTGCGAGAGGTCGCCAGTCTGGTTGCTCAGCACGGTTTTACCATCCAGTGCATTGACGCCACCATTGTGACCGAAGCGCCCAAACTCAGGCCGTATCTTGATCGCATGCGTGTTCGGCTGGCGCGCGCGTTGCGCCTCAAGGTGGAAGCTGTCAACATCAAAGCAAAAACGAATGAAGGACTCGGCGACATTGGCGCCGGTCGAGCCATGGCGGCGTATGCCGTCTGTTTGTTGGCGTCCCGCGAGGTTGATTACAAAGGAAGAAGCCATGAGAGTCGTAGACCTGATTCGGAAAAAGCGCGACGGCGGCCAGTTAACGCATGA
- the radA gene encoding DNA repair protein RadA, whose amino-acid sequence MAKGQKTVYSCQQCGYQSPKWLGKCPDCGEWNSFVEERPTYSPPDSAKRGQRLSGAVPVAYHQIESQDDVRVTSGIVEFDRVLGGGIVPGSLVLVGGDPGIGKSTLLLQVAEQLQSGGQTVLYVSGEESHRQIKMRGQRLGLRAERLYVLAETHLESVLIEVDKLNPAAMIIDSIQTVYSERLDSSPGSVSQLREAAAQLLMLAKSRNIPIFLIGHVTKEGMIAGPKALEHMVDTVLYFEGERHHNHRIIRAVKNRYGATNEVGIFEMTGRGLMPVINPSALFLSQRPKGVSGSIVVACMEGTRPILVELQALVSSSQYGTGRRMTQGVDQNRVALLIAVLEKRVGLHLLGEDVFVNVAGGITIDEPAIDLGIVAAISSSFKNIPLDPETVVFGEVGLAGEVRATSAAAIRLREVAALGFKRCLMPSINCSGLDPVDHVEIIGVRSVLDALDALF is encoded by the coding sequence GTGGCGAAAGGGCAAAAAACGGTCTACAGTTGCCAGCAGTGTGGCTATCAATCCCCCAAATGGCTCGGCAAGTGTCCTGACTGCGGCGAGTGGAATTCGTTTGTGGAAGAGCGCCCAACCTACAGCCCGCCCGACAGTGCCAAACGAGGGCAGCGCCTCAGCGGCGCGGTGCCAGTCGCCTATCACCAGATTGAGAGCCAAGATGATGTGCGCGTCACGTCGGGCATTGTCGAATTCGACCGCGTGCTGGGCGGCGGCATTGTTCCCGGCAGTCTGGTGCTCGTGGGAGGTGATCCAGGCATCGGCAAGAGTACATTGCTGCTACAGGTGGCCGAGCAACTGCAATCGGGTGGCCAGACGGTGTTATATGTCTCAGGCGAGGAATCGCACCGGCAGATTAAGATGCGCGGTCAACGATTGGGACTTCGGGCCGAACGACTCTATGTGCTGGCAGAAACGCATCTGGAATCGGTGCTGATCGAGGTGGATAAATTGAATCCAGCCGCCATGATCATTGATTCGATTCAAACGGTCTACTCCGAACGGCTCGATTCATCACCCGGTAGCGTCTCGCAGTTGCGCGAGGCAGCGGCTCAGCTTCTGATGTTGGCCAAGAGTCGTAACATACCGATTTTCCTCATCGGGCACGTGACCAAAGAAGGCATGATTGCCGGACCCAAGGCGCTCGAACACATGGTTGATACGGTGTTGTATTTTGAAGGTGAGCGCCATCATAATCATCGTATCATTCGCGCTGTTAAGAATCGCTATGGAGCGACCAATGAGGTAGGCATTTTTGAGATGACGGGGCGCGGACTCATGCCGGTGATTAATCCTTCGGCATTGTTTCTCAGTCAGCGTCCCAAAGGGGTCTCCGGTTCGATTGTCGTTGCTTGCATGGAAGGCACTCGTCCCATCTTGGTGGAGTTACAGGCGCTGGTCAGCTCCAGTCAGTATGGAACCGGACGGCGCATGACGCAGGGCGTGGATCAAAATCGAGTCGCCTTGTTGATTGCCGTGTTGGAAAAACGGGTCGGGTTGCATCTGTTAGGCGAGGATGTATTCGTCAATGTGGCCGGCGGCATCACGATTGACGAACCAGCGATTGACCTGGGCATCGTCGCAGCGATTAGTTCGAGCTTCAAGAACATTCCTCTCGATCCTGAGACGGTTGTGTTCGGTGAAGTCGGATTGGCCGGCGAAGTGCGCGCCACGTCGGCCGCCGCCATCCGGTTGCGCGAAGTCGCGGCATTGGGTTTCAAACGATGCCTCATGCCGAGCATCAATTGTTCTGGCCTTGATCCCGTTGATCACGTGGAAATCATTGGCGTGCGATCGGTGCTGGATGCGCTCGACGCGCTGTTTTGA
- the ispD gene encoding 2-C-methyl-D-erythritol 4-phosphate cytidylyltransferase: protein MAAVALLAQAKRKFCQSAMNVAIIVAAGAGQRMGGECPKQFLNLCGEPVLIHTLRAFERCQSVDQIIVVLPQQHQAEAAKQLSAAGFNKIVSLIPGGPERQDSVWNGLQAIDATQTQIVVIHDGVRPLVTEQEITAVIAEARATGAAVIGYPVTDTLKEVHSGRIIKTVDRRRFYLVQTPQAFRVSIILKAYQQALADGFRATDDASLVERSEHVVTVVQGSRQNIKITWPEDLALAEFWLNRRRGG from the coding sequence ATGGCAGCCGTGGCGCTGTTGGCGCAAGCCAAGCGCAAGTTCTGTCAGAGTGCTATGAATGTCGCCATCATCGTCGCCGCCGGCGCCGGTCAGCGCATGGGCGGGGAGTGCCCCAAGCAATTTCTTAACCTGTGCGGTGAGCCGGTCTTGATTCATACACTGAGAGCATTTGAACGATGCCAATCAGTGGATCAGATCATCGTTGTATTGCCCCAGCAGCACCAGGCCGAGGCGGCAAAGCAACTGTCGGCGGCTGGATTCAACAAGATCGTCAGCCTCATCCCAGGCGGGCCAGAGCGACAGGATTCCGTGTGGAACGGACTGCAAGCCATAGATGCGACTCAAACGCAGATCGTGGTGATTCATGACGGCGTGCGGCCGCTGGTCACAGAGCAAGAAATCACAGCCGTCATCGCTGAAGCGCGAGCGACGGGCGCCGCCGTTATCGGTTATCCGGTGACGGACACGCTCAAGGAAGTTCACTCTGGCCGAATCATCAAGACAGTTGATCGTCGGCGCTTTTATCTGGTGCAAACGCCTCAGGCGTTTCGCGTCTCGATCATCCTGAAGGCTTATCAACAGGCGTTGGCTGATGGATTTCGTGCCACCGATGATGCGAGCTTGGTGGAACGCAGTGAGCACGTCGTGACCGTCGTTCAGGGGTCTCGTCAGAACATTAAGATCACCTGGCCGGAGGATTTGGCATTAGCTGAATTTTGGCTCAACAGGAGACGAGGCGGATGA
- a CDS encoding prephenate dehydrogenase/arogenate dehydrogenase family protein: MIAAQTLRVWLPSSRRLSPPPLRPLASKNLKTSTTHDSALVLWTITHIVCYFALPFMLTNERPSCSIIGFGRFGRLLASILMDEFSLVVHDTDRSAMAAAAAQRIRVVDLEQACQAENIFFCVPISTFESILRQARPHLQPNTLVMDTCSVKLHPARLMQQLCPETVELLATHPLFGPDSATAGLAGLRIVFCPLRIAAARLHGWQEFWQRRGVQVITKSPDEHDRLAAYSQGITHLLGRVLGELQLSPSDISTKGFEAILGVIEQTNHDTWQLFHDLQRYNPYTKQMRDDLVKAFNTIVGRLDLRS, from the coding sequence ATGATCGCTGCTCAGACGTTGCGCGTCTGGCTACCCTCTTCGCGGCGTCTGTCGCCGCCACCGTTGAGGCCGCTCGCTTCAAAAAATCTCAAAACTTCAACGACCCACGATTCAGCGCTCGTGCTCTGGACGATCACTCATATCGTCTGCTACTTTGCTCTGCCATTTATGCTGACCAATGAACGTCCATCATGCTCAATCATTGGCTTCGGCCGATTTGGCCGACTGCTTGCCTCAATTTTAATGGATGAATTCTCGCTCGTTGTGCATGACACTGACCGATCAGCAATGGCGGCCGCTGCTGCTCAGCGCATCCGGGTCGTTGACTTAGAGCAAGCCTGCCAAGCCGAAAACATCTTCTTTTGTGTGCCGATTTCCACATTTGAGTCGATTCTGCGTCAAGCGCGGCCACATCTACAGCCGAACACGCTGGTCATGGACACCTGTTCGGTCAAGCTGCATCCGGCGCGGCTCATGCAACAACTCTGTCCAGAGACGGTCGAGCTGCTGGCAACCCATCCGCTGTTTGGGCCTGATAGCGCCACCGCCGGCCTGGCTGGCCTGCGGATCGTTTTCTGTCCCCTGCGAATCGCCGCAGCGCGACTCCACGGCTGGCAAGAGTTCTGGCAACGACGCGGCGTTCAGGTGATCACGAAAAGCCCAGACGAACATGATCGCCTCGCTGCTTATTCTCAAGGCATCACCCACCTACTAGGCCGCGTGCTAGGCGAGCTTCAGTTGTCTCCAAGCGACATTTCAACCAAAGGCTTTGAGGCAATTCTCGGCGTCATTGAACAGACAAACCACGATACCTGGCAACTGTTTCACGATTTGCAACGCTACAATCCTTACACGAAACAGATGCGCGACGATCTAGTCAAAGCATTCAATACCATTGTGGGGAGATTGGACCTGAGATCATAA
- a CDS encoding PIN domain-containing protein: MSYKRFSFNTDVFILRAVFTLILVGTGYFLRPIPNSRFYSMLAAGALAAVILFFETRVRRASLKSLIGAAIGSILGIVGATLIGILLSQQPAMGQGARTFATIAILIFMAYVGLMVGAAKGEFLDLSALGGILMDRGQKQNYKILDTSVIIDGRIADIAETKFLEGVLIVPQFVLRELQQIADSADASKRNRGRRGLDVLRRLQNNPQITVQISEASFPNVREVDLKLIELAKQLNARIITNDFNLNKVSELRGVEVLNINELANALKPVVLPGEIMKVFILKEGKEHNQGVAYLDDGTMVVVDNARRMIGKTVAASVTSVLQTTAGKMIFGRYVEETRSGKIRPVDAEE, from the coding sequence ATGTCATACAAGCGATTTTCGTTTAACACAGATGTGTTTATCCTTCGGGCCGTATTCACCTTGATTTTGGTTGGGACGGGCTACTTTTTGAGACCAATCCCCAATAGTCGCTTCTACTCGATGCTAGCCGCTGGAGCGTTGGCGGCGGTGATTCTGTTCTTTGAGACGCGCGTGCGGCGGGCGAGCTTAAAATCGTTAATTGGCGCGGCCATTGGCTCGATCCTCGGCATCGTCGGCGCGACGTTGATTGGCATTTTGCTCTCTCAACAACCGGCAATGGGACAAGGGGCACGCACGTTTGCCACGATTGCCATCCTGATTTTTATGGCCTACGTTGGACTGATGGTCGGCGCAGCCAAAGGGGAATTTCTTGATCTGTCGGCGCTGGGCGGCATCTTGATGGACCGAGGGCAGAAGCAGAACTACAAGATTCTGGATACGAGCGTCATCATTGACGGTCGCATCGCTGACATTGCTGAGACCAAATTCTTAGAGGGTGTGTTGATCGTTCCGCAGTTTGTCTTGCGCGAGCTTCAGCAGATTGCCGATTCGGCTGATGCCAGTAAACGCAATCGCGGTCGTCGCGGGTTGGACGTCTTGCGACGGTTGCAGAATAACCCTCAAATCACTGTACAAATCTCTGAGGCCAGTTTCCCAAATGTTCGTGAAGTAGACCTGAAGCTGATCGAGCTGGCCAAGCAGTTGAATGCGCGTATCATCACCAACGATTTCAATCTGAATAAGGTCTCCGAACTGCGCGGCGTAGAGGTCCTCAATATCAATGAACTCGCCAATGCGCTCAAGCCGGTGGTCCTGCCGGGCGAAATCATGAAAGTGTTCATCCTCAAGGAAGGGAAAGAGCATAATCAAGGCGTTGCCTATTTGGACGACGGCACGATGGTGGTTGTGGATAATGCCCGCCGGATGATTGGCAAGACGGTGGCGGCCAGCGTCACCAGCGTGCTGCAAACCACCGCCGGGAAGATGATCTTTGGTCGTTATGTCGAGGAGACGCGCTCAGGCAAGATTCGCCCGGTTGACGCAGAAGAATGA
- a CDS encoding M36 family metallopeptidase has product MAERLPSRDVEIAWKQFKQTAAEELTVFWQRHVGTAEAIYGVMADMSAEAANPEIAARQFLATEAALFKLHSVEDLRLLGQTESGSGHHLFFEQTYRGLPVYHALMDVPGMIGVHLTPSGYVHAVVNSSVPAISLKSVQPRVTADRVYGAMLAELGQSHAGPSLLYESRRALVVYATPQEARLAWQITIPAREPLGTWEAFWDAQTGQRLSAYMDRNYYADGVGRVFVTNPVAMLGKNDLTDQRDSAAAVPESAYVEVTLSGLDNSGFLTGPYVNTRLTANRINRPDRNFTNLNRSHSPGFEEVQTYWSVTDSQQYIRQLGLYNVVNYSIPCNINGITADNSFYISDGGGRGRLTFGSGGVDDAEDAEIIWHEYGHAILDHQVPNMNQNFDGMGEGWADYWACTNAARHPSADHAVYDPAEGEWDAVSYNPGNPPFLRRVDTNAHYPEDRHSDPHVTGMIWSRALWDIRQALGPAVADRLFLEGNFLMPFAPTLPQAAQAMLQADKRMTEGSNQAIMRAAFEARGLIAPAGAKMDPVDRGESWQTRRHSPASDSNGLMVSEQLGEAVSVNVGRNGGPACELLLARADSGSDEHWPIKNLLVHNVMRISTFRSLSGARDS; this is encoded by the coding sequence TTGGCAGAAAGGTTACCCAGCCGGGACGTCGAGATTGCTTGGAAGCAGTTCAAGCAGACAGCGGCTGAAGAATTAACCGTCTTTTGGCAACGCCACGTAGGCACGGCTGAAGCGATCTATGGTGTGATGGCTGATATGTCAGCAGAGGCGGCGAATCCTGAAATCGCAGCGCGGCAGTTTCTGGCTACTGAGGCAGCCTTGTTCAAGCTTCATTCAGTCGAGGACCTGCGCTTGCTCGGTCAAACGGAAAGTGGCAGTGGCCACCATCTTTTCTTTGAGCAAACCTACCGGGGGCTGCCTGTCTATCATGCGCTGATGGATGTTCCGGGTATGATCGGCGTACATCTGACGCCATCGGGATATGTTCACGCTGTTGTCAATTCTTCAGTGCCTGCGATTAGTTTGAAGTCGGTTCAGCCTCGCGTTACGGCCGACCGCGTCTACGGGGCCATGTTGGCCGAGCTCGGTCAAAGCCATGCCGGGCCGAGTTTACTTTATGAGTCGCGTCGCGCTCTCGTTGTTTATGCTACGCCGCAGGAGGCTCGGCTTGCTTGGCAAATTACGATTCCAGCGCGTGAGCCGCTGGGCACGTGGGAAGCCTTTTGGGACGCGCAGACGGGCCAACGCCTCAGCGCGTATATGGATCGGAACTACTATGCCGACGGTGTGGGCCGCGTGTTTGTAACCAATCCGGTGGCCATGCTAGGAAAGAACGATTTGACAGATCAACGGGACAGCGCGGCCGCTGTTCCTGAAAGCGCCTACGTGGAGGTGACACTGAGCGGGCTTGATAATAGCGGGTTCTTAACTGGCCCTTATGTGAACACGCGGCTGACAGCCAATCGGATCAATCGGCCTGATCGCAATTTCACGAACTTGAATCGCAGTCATTCGCCTGGATTTGAAGAGGTCCAGACCTATTGGTCGGTGACCGACTCGCAGCAGTATATCCGCCAGCTCGGCCTTTACAATGTGGTCAATTACTCGATTCCATGCAATATCAACGGGATTACTGCCGACAACTCGTTTTACATTAGCGATGGCGGCGGACGTGGAAGGCTCACATTCGGCTCCGGCGGCGTGGACGATGCGGAAGATGCAGAGATTATCTGGCACGAATACGGTCACGCCATCCTCGATCATCAAGTCCCCAACATGAATCAAAACTTCGACGGTATGGGCGAAGGCTGGGCAGATTACTGGGCGTGCACGAATGCCGCGCGTCATCCCAGCGCTGATCATGCCGTATATGATCCAGCAGAAGGCGAATGGGACGCCGTATCGTACAATCCGGGCAATCCGCCGTTTTTGCGTCGTGTGGATACCAACGCGCATTATCCTGAGGATCGGCATAGCGACCCGCACGTAACCGGCATGATCTGGTCACGCGCGCTGTGGGATATTCGCCAGGCGCTCGGACCGGCAGTCGCTGACCGACTCTTTCTCGAAGGGAACTTCCTGATGCCGTTTGCGCCGACCTTGCCGCAGGCCGCTCAAGCTATGCTTCAAGCCGATAAAAGGATGACTGAAGGGAGTAACCAAGCCATCATGCGTGCCGCGTTCGAGGCGCGTGGGCTGATTGCTCCAGCAGGAGCGAAGATGGACCCCGTGGATAGAGGCGAATCGTGGCAAACTCGCCGCCACTCACCTGCCAGCGACTCAAACGGGCTGATGGTCTCGGAACAGCTTGGTGAGGCAGTGAGCGTCAACGTAGGCCGCAATGGTGGACCCGCTTGTGAACTCTTATTGGCCCGCGCCGATAGCGGTTCAGATGAACACTGGCCGATCAAGAATCTGCTGGTTCATAACGTCATGCGGATTTCCACCTTCCGCTCGCTCAGCGGTGCACGAGACTCGTGA